A stretch of the Ornithodoros turicata isolate Travis chromosome 4, ASM3712646v1, whole genome shotgun sequence genome encodes the following:
- the LOC135392875 gene encoding uncharacterized protein LOC135392875, whose product MWPPYKNAAKLANAIRNCEKPVKHWTEHKCRVLYQCETYEMARQKERQAAITSDLASDNDNDEICILKRKRRRPQRFLSSDEESMNAVDGAVSDEMAEPPAEQQLTAQCIPRPRPPKIPGSQPRTSQTASVPRSLSPPRSLSQGPRNHEVRARESPTKSSLDHKTLKVLKGIKTQLAIQAGSLKRIETALSAHIPPAAPEPPDSQVLELLPLASSSSLDELEKQLYAPKSRSDLESYLSTIGGASPQDCVRHIMRRCMVDSYAQGFCMTGRKGKQAFLGYKLLDVVTGAVRKHFLEETDTHLKTYVADWLRYAPSRVKKRNSSPEEQAPSV is encoded by the exons ATGTGGCCACCATACAAGAATGCTGCCAAGCTGGCAAATGCAATACGGAATTGTGAAAAGCCTGTGAAACACTGGACGGAACACAAGTGTCGGGTGCTTTATCAGTGCG AGACTTATGAAATGGCAAGACAAAAAGAGCGCCAGGCAGCGATCACGTCAGACCTAGCAAGCGACAACGACAATGACGAAATCTGCATCCTCAAGAGGAAGCGTCGCCGACCACAACGCTTTTTATCTTCTGACGAAGAGAGCATGAATGCCGTGGATGGAGCCGTTTCAGACGAAATGGCAGAACCTCCTGCTGAACAGCAACTCACAGCGCAGTGTATTCCACGCCCACGACCTCCAAAGATACCAGGATCTCAGCCTCGCACTTCACAAACTGCGTCGGTTCCTCGCTCACTCTCTCCCCCAAGGTCACTGTCACAAGGGCCAAGAAACCATGAAGTGAGGGCCAGAGAAAGTCCCACGAAGTCTT CATTAGACCACAAGACCCTCAAGGTATTGAAGGGGATAAAGACACAACTAGCTATACAAGCAGGGAGTCTGAAAAGAATTGAAACGGCACTCTCAGCACACATTCCACCAGCAGCACCTGAGCCACCAGACAGTCAAGTGCTCGAACTGCTACCTCTAGCATCCAGCAGCAGTCTTGATGAGCTTGAGAAACAGCTCTATGCACCCAAAAGCAGATCTGATCTT GAGTCCTACCTCTCAACTATTGGCGGGGCTTCACCGCAAGACTGTGTGCGTCACATCATGCGGCGGTGCATGGTGGACTCGTATGCTCAAGGCTTCTGCATGACTGGAAGGAAAGGCAAACAAGCCTTTTTGGGCTACAAGCTGTTGGACGTCGTCACTG GCGCAGTACGGAAGCATTTCCTGGAAGAAACTGACACACATCTGAAGACGTACGTTGCAGACTGGCTACGCTATGCTCCATCAAGGGTGAAGAAACG GAACAGCAGCCCTGAGGAACAAGCACCATCTGTGTAA